Within Raphanus sativus cultivar WK10039 unplaced genomic scaffold, ASM80110v3 Scaffold3264, whole genome shotgun sequence, the genomic segment TGGTGATGCATTGAAGAAGATGCAATTACAAGGAAGAAGTGGAGAAGAGTTTAGTAAGGAGACGACAAAGATGAAGATGAATCCGAAGAAGCCAATAGAGAAGGAGACGGGTGTTGAGGAAGAGGATGATCTCGTCGCCTACACTGCTGATTACTGGAAACCAAGGCACCATCCTCCCAAGAACAACTGATCacttctttttcaaaaaaaaaaaaaaaagaacgacTGATCAGATATATCTTACGTTTATATAAAAGTCCCAACAAAACTCtccttattatatattaatcaaatatcaGTATAAGATATTATACATACTTATATATGAGTAATTTGTAATTTTGTGAGCTTTTTGTTTGTaatgttgttttatttatatatatagaaatgtGGTATGTATAACCAAGTGGTGTTATCTCAATGGTTTCATTTTGTCGCTGATGGATGTTGTAAACCGTGCTTGTAGTAAAGACATGATGATCGAAATTTTTCAGTTTGTTTGTGGATTTATCACCAAGTTTTGTTGTAATCTTTTCTTTGCtttgtatataataatagaCTTCTTACATCCGAAAATCGTCTGAgaaaaccaaaacacaaaaaaaatgatgggaatttttacacaaaaaaaaagaatcaaacatTTACAAGATGTTCTTACATAAGCAAGAACAACAACCTTACAAGATGTCACAGTCAAGAATAGGCCTAACATATGAAGCTTGGTTAGTTATATAAACCCTTTTTCCAATTTGAACACTTTTTCATCAACAGTTTAATTTACAATTCCAAGCATACTATAGTCACATTGCAGATTTGGTAAAGAAGTAGGGAAAGCTCAAGAACCACTGAGTTTACCTTCAGAAGAACTTGAACAAGACAGTATACAGCTTTAGTCTCCATAAGCAAAAACACCAATGACGCTCTGTGTTGTTTGTGGGAGCTGAGAAGCTGCTTAGCACGGTACGTTTTCAAAAGTCGAAGACATAAGTATCCTGTTCCAAGGGTGAATACACAATCATTCGATGGTAGATGGACAACAAAGAGAAAGTATCTCTAAAAGCCTTATTTCAAATGATCAAGAAACATCACTTACAGCGATTCTTGAAAAGAAGCTCATATGATACAATTGGTGCCCGATGGTACCATCCAATAGCTCTGTTAACAAAGCTAATGAAAGTTTACCTCTTCATGTGACAGTTTCTCTACTGAAAGTGCGACTTCTCCAGCAAGCAAATAAGATGGGACAACAATAGACTTTTAAGGCTACAAGCCCGCTTTAATAGTCCAAGCAAGCACATCTGATGACTTAATCATCACTCTGCAGATATCTAAGTCAGGCGAAACACCCCTGGATAACATTAGACGGAAGAAGAACTTAGCCTCCTTCGCCAATTCTCTCCTACACAGACGATTGATCACCGCACTGTAATCCCTGATAGAAACATCGAATCCTCTATCTAACACCTGACAAAACAGCTTCACCGCCATTTCAGGATCACCTTTTACACAATGCGCCTTGATCAGTGTGGTATAAGCAAATTTTGACAAACTAACATCCCTCTCCTGAAGCGAACAGAGAAACCTTTCAGCATCCTTTAAGTAACCGTAGAAACAGAGGCCGTTGATTAGAATGTCATAAGTGGCAGGCGTAGGCTCAAGGTTTCGAGATTTCATTTCTTCAAACAACTCAAACGCTCTGAACAAATCTTTCACCCTGCACAGATGCTGAATAACTGTATTGTAAGTGATCTGATCTGGAGCTATACCTTCAGAAGCCATGTCCAACAGTACCTGGTTGTATTTCTCGAGTTTCCGCCCTATGCAAAGTCCCTTGATAATCACAGAGTACGTGAAGTTGGTTGGTGGGACTCCTTTTGCTTTCATCTCTCGGCGCAGCTCGTCAACACTCTCAGTATCTCCAACGTCAGCATACGCGTTCATCAGAGTTGTATAGCTCACAGCGGTTGGAACCAATCCATATAACTTGATGGCATCCAATACTTTTCTTGCCTCAGCTATGTTCCGAGTCTTGCAATAACCATAAATCAAAGAATTGAAAGTTGCAACGTTAGGAGTAATCCCACTCTCAATCACTCCCCTGAACAACTCCAACGCCTCCTCTACGCAACCAGACTTTGCGTAACCGTCGATTACGATATTGTACAGAATAACATCAAGCTCGCAGCCGCTTGAGATCAGAGAGTTGAGAAGCGCCCTCGCCTCGAGCAGCATCCCTTTCCGACACAAACCAAGCAGCATAGCACCGTGTGTCCTAGAATTTGGAAGTATTCTTTTGGAACACATCTCGTCGTAGAGCCAAATAGCCATATCAAGCTCTCCTAATCTGCAGAGGCCATGAATCACGATAGAATACGCCACGATATCAGGTCTTACACCATTGTCTTTCATTCTATAGAACAAGGAGAAAGCTTCTTCGACTCGTCCTGTTTTACATAAACCACTGAGCATTACACTGCAGGGGATGACACTGTTCAACTCAATCCCACTTGATAACATATCCTTCAGCAGTCTTAAACCCTTGTCGATGTTCCCCAACTGGCAATGACCACACAGTAATATAGTATATGTAATAACATCAGGAGTCAAACCTTTATCCAGCATCTGTTGAATGACCTCCCAAACCCATTTGATCATACCGAGGAGATGAAACCCTTTCGCAAGGATATTATACGTCACAGTATCAGGCTCCACTCCATGCTTGATACTCATATCACCAGCCAGTTCCAAAGCTTCTCCGATGGAACCAGCTAGACAGAGGCCGTTGATGAGTATGTTGTGGCTATACACACTAGGAACCAATCCACATTTCAAAACTGTACAGAGGAAAGACTTGGCCGTATCTACAAAACCCAATTTACAGTAACCTGACATTATACTATTGAAAGAAACTACAGAGGGGCCAACGTCCTTCCACTCGGAATCCCTGAGGAAAGAAACTGCATCTTCTAGCTTCTGTTGCCTGCACAATCCATCTACAACTGTGGAGTACGTGTGTTCGTTCTTAAACTCGATTCCCTTGTACACGTCCCACATCTTATCTGTTTCTCTGAAGTTATACAAGATTGAGTTGTACGCTTGTGTAGACACGCTCAAGTTCAGATCCCTCATCCTCTCCAGGATATAAAGTGAATCATCAACCATGTTAGACCTCGATGAGAGAAACAGCAACATATCCCAAACTATATTCGTAGAATCCCACTTTACGAAGTTATTAGAGAGAAGCTCACAGAGTAAAGATGCTGAACCAGAGCCTATAAGAAAAAAGCAATAAGTCTACATTACATAACTCTAAAAGT encodes:
- the LOC130506462 gene encoding protein GOLVEN 5-like — encoded protein: MSIPSSFLYLLILLLFCLSCGYSLHGDKNEKPSVDVVSYAKVHVGDGDALKKMQLQGRSGEEFSKETTKMKMNPKKPIEKETGVEEEDDLVAYTADYWKPRHHPPKNN
- the LOC108840837 gene encoding putative pentatricopeptide repeat-containing protein At1g13630 isoform X1: MICRWIAFNPNKLSRALSPFSSLFSTKPSSSVAARLDEEPLLSDQREDHYRGEILYGMRKIGFREYLHGRDFRGLLSGLKQVHVEEIMCELMGESSDLSVWFFRELKDVYGFRHSRLSSLLVSHVLAGQRRFRELQVVLEQLLQEEGSGSASLLCELLSNNFVKWDSTNIVWDMLLFLSSRSNMVDDSLYILERMRDLNLSVSTQAYNSILYNFRETDKMWDVYKGIEFKNEHTYSTVVDGLCRQQKLEDAVSFLRDSEWKDVGPSVVSFNSIMSGYCKLGFVDTAKSFLCTVLKCGLVPSVYSHNILINGLCLAGSIGEALELAGDMSIKHGVEPDTVTYNILAKGFHLLGMIKWVWEVIQQMLDKGLTPDVITYTILLCGHCQLGNIDKGLRLLKDMLSSGIELNSVIPCSVMLSGLCKTGRVEEAFSLFYRMKDNGVRPDIVAYSIVIHGLCRLGELDMAIWLYDEMCSKRILPNSRTHGAMLLGLCRKGMLLEARALLNSLISSGCELDVILYNIVIDGYAKSGCVEEALELFRGVIESGITPNVATFNSLIYGYCKTRNIAEARKVLDAIKLYGLVPTAVSYTTLMNAYADVGDTESVDELRREMKAKGVPPTNFTYSVIIKGLCIGRKLEKYNQVLLDMASEGIAPDQITYNTVIQHLCRVKDLFRAFELFEEMKSRNLEPTPATYDILINGLCFYGYLKDAERFLCSLQERDVSLSKFAYTTLIKAHCVKGDPEMAVKLFCQVLDRGFDVSIRDYSAVINRLCRRELAKEAKFFFRLMLSRGVSPDLDICRVMIKSSDVLAWTIKAGL
- the LOC108840837 gene encoding putative pentatricopeptide repeat-containing protein At1g13630 isoform X2 → MICRWIAFNPNKLSRALSPFSSLFSTKPSSSVAARLDEEPLLSDQREDHYRGEILYGMRKIGFREYLHGRDFRGLLSGLKQVHVEEIMCELMGESSDLSVWFFRELKDVYGFRHSRLSSLLVSHVLAGQRRFRELQVVLEQLLQEEGSGSASLLCELLSNNFVKWDSTNIVWDMLLFLSSRSNMVDDSLYILERMRDLNLSVSTQAYNSILYNFRETDKMWDVYKGIEFKNEHTYSTVVDGLCRQQKLEDAVSFLRDSEWKDVGPSVVSFNSIMSGYCKLGFVDTAKSFLCTVLKCGLVPSVYSHNILINGLCLAGSIGEALELAGDMSIKHGVEPDTVTYNILAKGFHLLGMIKWVWEVIQQMLDKGLTPDVITYTILLCGHCQLGNIDKGLRLLKDMLSSGIELNSVIPCSVMLSGLCKTGRVEEAFSLFYRMKDNGVRPDIVAYSIVIHGLCRLGELDMAIWLYDEMCSKRILPNSRTHGAMLLGLCRKGMLLEARALLNSLISSGCELDVILYNIVIDGYAKSGCVEEALELFRGVIESGITPNVATFNSLIYGYCKTRNIAEARKVLDAIKLYGLVPTAVSYTTLMNAYADVGDTESVDELRREMKAKGVPPTNFTYSVIIKGLCIGRKLEKYNQHLCRVKDLFRAFELFEEMKSRNLEPTPATYDILINGLCFYGYLKDAERFLCSLQERDVSLSKFAYTTLIKAHCVKGDPEMAVKLFCQVLDRGFDVSIRDYSAVINRLCRRELAKEAKFFFRLMLSRGVSPDLDICRVMIKSSDVLAWTIKAGL